One genomic segment of Oncorhynchus kisutch isolate 150728-3 linkage group LG15, Okis_V2, whole genome shotgun sequence includes these proteins:
- the LOC109883429 gene encoding dual specificity protein phosphatase 1 has product MFWDLTYSARRPPTMVIMEVPSIDAMSLRGLLEGDDPGCLVLDCRSFFSFNSSHIPGSTNVRFSTIVRRRARGGLGVGHIVPNEDTRNRLLSGEYQSVVFLDDRSLDFGQVKKDGTLMLAVTALCRDPCGARVFFLTGGFDTFSSEYPEMCTKPSAPQGLSLPLSARPDSSEPGCSPCSTPLYDQGGPVEILPFLYLGSAYHASRKDMIDMLGITALINVSANCPNHFEESFQYKSIPVEDNHKADISSWFNEAIEFIDSIRNKGGRVFVHCQAGISRSATICLAYLMRTNRVKLDEAFEFVKQRRSIISPNFSFMGQLLRFESQLLATSSCSSEAGSPALGKSSTVFNFPVSIPVHGSAGHGQLSFLHSPITTSPSC; this is encoded by the exons ATGTTTTGGGATTTGACATATTCCGCTCGCCGCCCTCCTACTATGGTGATAATGGAAGTCCCCAGCATCGATGCCATGTCCCTCCGCGGGCTGCTAGAGGGGGACGACCCGGGCTGTCTGGTCCTGGACTGCCGCTCATTCTTCTCCTTCAACTCCTCTCATATCCCCGGGTCCACCAATGTCCGCTTCAGTACTATAGTCCGACGGAGGGCCAGAGGGGGGCTGGGGGTGGGACACATCGTGCCCAACGAGGACACGCGGAACCGGCTTCTCTCCGGGGAATATCAGTCGGTAGTGTTTCTGGATGATCGGAGTTTAGACTTCGGCCAAGTGAAGAAGGACGGGACTCTAATGCTCGCGGTGACAGCTCTGTGCCGAGACCCGTGTGGAGCCCGTGTCTTCTTTCTCACAG GTGGTTTTGACACGTTCTCCTCGGAGTATCCAGAGATGTGTACCAAGCCGTCAGCTCCACAGGGACTCAGTCTGCCCCTCAGCGCCCGTCCAGACAGCTCCGAGCCCGGCTGCAGTCCATGCAGTACACCGCTCTATGACCAG gggGGTCCAGTGGAGATCCTTCCCTTCCTCTACCTGGGCAGTGCCTACCATGCCTCCAGAAAGGACATGATAGACATGCTGGGTATCACTGCTCTCATCAACGTATCAGCTAACTGCCCCAACCACTTTGAAGAGTCCTTCCAGTACAAGAGTATCCCCGTAGAGGACAACCACAAGGCTGATATCTCCTCCTGGTTCAATGAGGCTATAGAGTTTATCG acTCCATCCGTAATAAAGGTGGTCGTGTGTTTGTCCACTGCCAAGCCGGCATCTCCCGCTCCGCCACCATCTGTCTGGCCTACCTGATGAGGACCAACCGCGTGAAGCTGGACGAGGCCTTTGAGTTCGTCAAGCAACGCCGCAGCATCATCAGTCCCAACTTCAGCTTCATGGGCCAACTGCTACGGTTTGAGTCCCAGCTCCTGGCTACTTCATCCTGCTCGTCGGAAGCCGGGAGTCCTGCCCTGGGGAAGAGCAGCACGGTCTTTAACTTCCCCGTGTCTATCCCCGTCCACGGCTCTGCTGGACACGGACAGCTCTCCTTCCTCCACAGCCCCATCACCACCTCACCAAGCTGCTAA